The Daucus carota subsp. sativus chromosome 2, DH1 v3.0, whole genome shotgun sequence genome includes a window with the following:
- the LOC108207076 gene encoding uncharacterized protein LOC108207076, with translation MAEYCYCRMLVVERTAWTEKNAGRRFVSCVYSKRGCKYFRWVEGPICERGREVIRGLLRRIENREEEKEIVKTVHNNGGSNEANLPIRSSVCRAFVLFIALVLILYVLSGNRCVCGV, from the coding sequence ATGGCTGAGTATTGTTATTGTCGTATGTTGGTTGTTGAACGAACGGCTTGGACGGAGAAGAATGCTGGGAGAAGGTTTGTGAGCTGTGTTTATAGTAAAAGGGGCTGCAAATATTTCCGTTGGGTTGAAGGTCCGATTTGCGAGCGTGGGCGTGAAGTGATTCGAGGGTTGCTTAGGCGAATCGAGAACAGAGAAGAAGAGAAAGAGATTGTGAAGACAGTCCACAACAATGGTGGGTCAAATGAAGCAAATCTGCCCATTAGAAGTAGTGTGTGCAGAGCATTTGTGTTGTTCATTGCTCTTGTGTTAATTCTGTATGTTTTATCCGGGAATCGTTGTGTTTGTGGTGTTTAA